Within Lolium rigidum isolate FL_2022 chromosome 5, APGP_CSIRO_Lrig_0.1, whole genome shotgun sequence, the genomic segment CTTCCCAACATCTGTGGATCGGGGCAGACCCAGCAGCCGGACTCATTTTTAAAATGATATTTGATGTATTAAAACTTGTTttagaaaaggcaaagaaaaaagacttaaaaattaaaataaatagaTAAAACCCTATCTAGGGTTTGCAGTGTCCCCCGCCTACACCTCGTTGTCGTTCCAGTAAGTTTGACATACTTTGGGACGGGCCAAAGGACCATAGGTGGCGTTGGAGTTGCGGCCGCTAAAGGCCTTGGCATTTGAGGCCTTGTCGATGATGGGGGCCAGGGGCGAAGCCTGAAAAAAAAGGCTCATTGGTGTCATTCCTCTTAATCTACCAGTGTCATTTTGTATTTTGAAGAGCATTGCTTCATTTACAAAGGGGTTGTATAAATTAATACATGCTAGCTCCGCCTCTGGTGGGGGCCATGATTGGGTCCATGGAGATGGAGGCGCTTGCGGTGGAGCTGATGTGGGAACCAAACGGGTAGCCCCAGGACGAAGACGACCTAAACAAAAAGGGACGCCCATAGCCGATTTATGGCCGATTCCCTAAAGAGGCTTACACAAGAACAAATTTGGGCCAACTTGAAGCTATGCTAGTGCAAGACGAAGTCCAGGACCAAGACGCTCACGAAGAGTTGGCATGGAAACAAGAAGGCATAGGTGGACACGCATATGGACTCGTAGACCCGTACCAACACGGGATTACTTTGTAAGCCCTATGCTGCCCCCTTTGTAAGGCGGCATAGGACGTCAAATAGAGGACAAGATTCAAAGGGGCCAATAGAGATTGATCCAATGGCTTTAGAGCTAAACCCTATCCTAAGTCGCGAGAACTTCGTAATTATACACAATCAATAATAGCAGAATCATGAAGTAGGTCATTGCCTCCCAGAGCGAGAGGCCGATCGGCCCTGCTCAAATGTGGGTGCGCGCATGAGGCGTTCGCGGTGTGTCCGTGCCGACGCATTTCTAGCCTAAATTTGGATTTGGAATGGGTTGGTCCGCACCGCCTCGGTCCGTTTGTGTTGCGCCACTAGGATAGTTTTTCGGTGTCATCGTGTCCGTGCAAACCAAAATGGATagtcttggtctatttgggtcttcTACGAGACGAGATTAATTATGTAATTTGCAAATACCGTCAATCTTACACCGATTGGTGGATATGAAGATCAAATTGTTTTGGAATTGTTTTATACGAGATGCTGATTAGTGATATGAATAGCAAATTGTTTTGGAGTTGTTCTATAGCATGCACGCACAGTTACTGGCAGTCTTTCAGGAGAAACAGACATTAAAAAAAATGGAAGCCATCGTGTCGATCGTGTGCACGTGCGTGAAGCCTAAATTTGGCAGGATGTTTGGCTTGGCAGGTAGACGTCGTCATATAATAATATTGAGCGCGTTGTTTAATCCTCCTAGAGTTCTAGAGAGGGTCTGCATGTGTATATACAGCATTGGGTTTATCTATACCTGCACTCTGATCCGATCTTAATAATACCTGACCCGATCTTGTCTGAAGACAGGTGGACACCGTACAGTTGCTGTAGATAGATCGGTGACAGACAGTCGCATTGTCTGAATCCAGATGTGCGTGCACAGTGTCTAGCCGGGCGCTCAACGAGTCGGTGCTTGGTTACAGAGTAGAGAGGAGGAGAAAGAATGGCCAGATGAAGCAACTGTAGCTGTAGTTTACTGAAGAGATCCATGGCGGATGAGAGAAGGAAATGCATGCAGTGATGGAGATTTGGTGGAGGGAAAAAAGCAGATGAGGAAGGTGATGTCGAGGACAGACGCGGACTTTGCCAAAGGAAAAGGAGAGAGGACTGATGCGGAAAGCGGGCGATAAAATCGACCGACCGTAGCAGCAAGCAACGGTAGAGCAGTAAATTTGTGGCGCGCGCGGGCGGGTACGTAGGACGACAGGCACTGCGGATCTCTGCTGCAACCCACGCACGCCATGGCTGTGGTGGCCGTGGGGGCTCACTTCACTCCGGCGCCGGTGCCGGTGCGGTCCACGGCGATGGCGGTTTGATGAAGGAATTAATTCAAATCCATCCAACCTACGGTCGGATCCCTCCTGGCGTGCTCGCTAGCGAGCCCCCTGCACTGTACTACTCCCCAAACCTTTTCGAGCTTTATTTCTCATCCACCATGAACGGACGAGAAATAAACGAAAGAGGAAATCCGGACATCTGGAGATCACATGCGGAGTGGAGGAGCAGAAACAGAGGGAGATCTGGGTGGAAAGCGACCAGGATCGCGGCCTAGCTTGTACGCGCGCTCCCTAAAACGAGAAACTCAATTGCAAAGTGGCGATTCGATCGACCGATCGGTTCTCCCTGTCAGCCATCCGATTAGCTTGACGCTGAAGCTGCGAGGTAGGAACGGGAGAATGGAGATCGATGGGATCTGCTGCTGCCGTTCAGTTTGGACACCTACTGCTGCTGGGCGCATCAACCGACGCCCTAATTTGGCCCACTCCTCATATGTTCTCCAGTTGTagtaggctcctggcgtgggtaaAAGTAGGTGGCTCGGGGAGGATTTACGTTTGAGATGCTAATTAGGGAAACCATTTTGTGGCCACATTAGAGGAATTGACGATGTGAGCAGAATGGAGTAAGAGATTGAAGATTGTTGTCTGACTACAAAAGGTAAAAGACAAAGATCACGTGAAGCGTAATTTACTGCGTACGTCTTTGACTAATGATTGTGCCGTCGAAAGAAGCAGCTCCATCCCATGTTCACATGCTTTTTTTTCAGAACAGCTTACAATTGTTTTCTCTGTAAAAAAGGACTCCAACAAATCCACTGAACAGCCAGTGACCCACAGGGATTAGAGAGGGACGCGCCCAAAGCTAAAGCAAAAAAAGATGGAGTGAGAGAGAAAGGACTAGGAGCTCGAGGGAGAAACAGAGGGAGGTGGTCGGCTGCTCACTCCACAGTCCACACTCTCCACAGTCTGCACTACACTCCAGTCCAGTGCCCACTTCGCTGGCCAATCAGTTACGCGTAGCACTCTCCAAGAAAACCGCCACCGTCTcccctccgtctcctcctccgcaTAGCTTAATGCGGAACCAAGTATAAACTAATCACGCCGCAGCGGCACGCCGAGCAGAGAGCGACGAGGTACGAAGACATGAAGGGCCACCacccggcgccgctgtcgccgtctccggcggcggtggcggcggccaagCGCCGCTGCAGCGGCATGGCGGCCGCCGTGCCGGCGCTCGTGCTCTGCTCCGTCCTCCTGCCCCTAGCCTTCCTCCTCGGCCTCCACCGCACCGGTAAGTCGCTGCCGCAATTGCCTTGCCTGCCAGAGTCGTCTCGGCGGATCTGTGCTGATTCTGTGAGTGCGCGCGCGTGTGTGCTGCAGGGTACGGATCGGAGGAGCGCGCCGCCGTCGTCATCAGCACCGTGAGATTCTCCGCGCCGGCCTTTTCTTTAGCTTTCTTTGTCCACTGCCCACTTGAATCTTCTGATGACGAATTGTCTATGTTGCGTTCAGGAGCTGGGTCTCGGGAAGCACAAACATCTGGAGGGGGGCATGAAGCACAAGCTGCTCAAGGTACCACTGCGTCCGTGCTCGATTGACGAGGGAAACAAAATATGGCAACTTTGCATCGCATTTTAATTCTTTCTGCGTAATGCGGTTTGGATTTTCCGAATTTCACGCCCCAAATTTGGGGTGATTCTTCCAAAAAAAATTACGTTCCTAATTAGGGAGTTCAATCATGCAATGcgcgtgtgcgtgcgtgcgtgtttCCGTGAACGTGAACGTGTGCTGCTCGCTGACGGCTTCGCCACCTACCCGCTTCATGAGGACAGGCCGGTCAGTTGCTGCGTGTTTCCTCTTGCCTGCCTCCTCCTCTTTATTGTGGGATTACTGGTGCATGTGGTGTTCAGGGTGATGCCTGACATAGATTTTGCACTGACGGTGTTGCGCTGAATACGTTGTACCGCAACAAAAGATTCTGCCAAATTGATGAACCCATTTTTGTGTGGAGGACTAACACATGCTCATGAGTCATCTATTTGGTCTCCCTTCAGCCAAATTAGCGTTCTTTGGCTTGTTCTAATTACTAAGACTTTAAGAAACTCCTGCACTAACATATCAAAGAAAAAGTTCATTTGACCGATCTCCTTTGTCTTGTGTAAGCAGGATGTTTCCAAAATGATGACTTCAGGATCGAACGGCATTTCCGGCGAGAGATCTAGCAGATCAAAGTCCAGGAATCTTTCTGCCAAATCAAAAGCAGAGATCAAGGGTGATTTCGCAAAAAACAGAGGTAAAAATATGGGAATGTGTGCCACTACTTCGATTTGGTTAACCACACGCTTCCATCATCCTTCTTATACTGTACAAAATGTTGTTTCAGGACCTCATACGCAGAGAAGATATCAGCTGAAGGACTTGTCGAGGAGATCAATGGTAAGAGGCAGTTTATTTGTTCTCATGCTGTCGATTTCTCTAGGTCGTCTGGGTTTTACATTTCAACAAATACTGGGAGAGAGCATGCCACACATGAGATGTGAGTGCTGAATTCAGCTCAAAGTGTTTGTACAGCTATTGTTAAGAGGCCTTTACCAACTGGGTTTTACAGTGGCCAGGTTTTCAGGAAGTTGAATGGTGAATGTCATATGTATGTGTAGACAAATTCTTCCATATCAGTGTGGCATTAATAATAAGGGTGTACTATGTCTGGGTTACTTTTGCAGTAACTCTTGATATTTTTTAGGAGAAACTGGATGCAGCATTTATGATGAACCAAGTACACCTCAAAGGACCAGGGTGGCATTGCGTCAACCCAGAAAGAAAAATAAGATGAAATGCTTCTGTGCCAAAACACTGCCAGTTTTACAGCTAGGAAGTCAGCAGCACATCAACATGAAACCTATTTATTATAGAGTCAAATGAGTCAAATATTTTTGCTACTGTGAGTGTTTCAGTTAGGTGGCAATATATACATGTGTTTATCCTAGTCTGCATAGTGCAATGCACAAGTGTTTCCCTCTGGAATCTGGTGGATGATTTCTATTTTTCTCCTTTGTAAGATATATTATTTAAATGAAACTTTAGTAATGTTTATCCATAATAAAAAGAATTACTGAAGAAGAAGAAATTCATATACACTGTAGAGATCTGGATCTTGTACAATTGAATCTCGGTTTGATTGGTCTGCTTTAGATGTCTTCACAAATGCAGTAGCCATTGTTATCGAGCAGCAAATCAGGTGAACAATGCAATAATCTGGTACCATAAAAGGCTTTCTGAAGTTATACAAGCATGTCTTTTGAGATATGCTTTAGATAGTGGAATTATGCGCTTAAAATGACCAGTATTTTTGTACCATTAGATCCATGGATATGTTCTAGTTTATACAATAGGACACTGATTTATTTTCTGATAGGGTACTACTGTTGATGGGAAGGAGAATCAAGGTCAGGAAGTAGTACAAGAGGAGAACCCCAAGTCCtgtgaacttgaatatggaagttACTGCCTCTGGTCTGTTGAGCATAAAGAAGAGATGAAAGATGCTATTGTGAAGAGGCTTAAAGATCAACTTTTTATGGCAAGAGCCCATTATCCTAGTATTGCAAAACTGAAGCACCAGGAAAGATTTACACGTGAGTTGAAGCAAAATATCCAAGAACATGAACGCATGCTCAGTGACACCATTGCAGATGCTGACCTTCCACCATTGTGAGTCTTATCTTAGCGTTAATATATTATCTGTTTAATTGATTCTAATTCAGATTACACTACATAAATGACTAATATGAGTATTGGGAATTTCAAGTCAATTTTTGTTCTGCGATATATTGTAGTAGTAATTATTTGCTAACCCTATGGCTAGTCAGACTGGTACCCATAGAAATATGACCTATATCCGACACATGTATATGGCCATCTGGAATTTGTATGGAGGGCATTAAGCTGTTAGTTTTACTGAATGCCTCTATAAATGGGGATTATATGTTTTCTTGATGTgtaatgcagaggccgggtgtaatgcttaaaccttttaagtaataaagtTCCCTTTATTGGAAAAAATTGTTTTCTTGTAGTATATACATCATTTAAAATAGTTAACTGATTTGAGAGGTAGTGCGGTCATGTCTTTATTATTGTGTCATTTAAAATATCTGTTTCAAGCAATGGACTATACATCATAGGAAAATGATGGCATGCACGACTTTACTTTTGTTTACACTTATATTGATTATTTCTGAAGATAGTGGCTACTTGCTGTTTTCAGTTTCACGAAGAAGCTAGAGAAAATGGAGCACATAATTGAAAGAGCCAAGTCTTGTGAAGTAGGCTGCTCCAATGTTGAACGGAAACTTAGGCAGCTACTCGATATAACTGAAGATGAAGCTTATTTCCATACAAGACAGAGTGCATTTCTCTATCATCTCGGGGTTCAGACTATGCCAAAAACTCACCATTGCTTAAGCATGAGATTGACAGTAGAGTATTTCAAATCAGCATCTCTTCGCAGAGAACTGTTAAATGAGCAGACACTTGAAGACCCTGCCTTTTTTCACTACGTAATGTTCTCCAGGAATGTACTTGCAGCTTCTACTACTATCAATTCAACAGCCATGAACTCAAAGGTATAATTTCATTtcctaataattttttttttctttctaaaaatCCTTTTCAATGCTAATGTCGTATGACATGTTTCAGGATTCTGGCAGCGTTATTTTTCATCTATTCACCGACACGCAGAACTTTTATGCAATGAAGCATTGGTTTGACAGAAATTCATATTTAGAGGCTATTGTTCATGTGATAAACATTGACAATCACAACAAGCTCTCAAAGAATGTTGAATCTATTGAGAGTCAACAATTATGGCCTACAGAGGAATTCCGTGTCACGTTTAGTAATCATTCTCAACCTTTCCAGAGGCAGATTAAAACTGAGTATATATCTGTTTTTGGCCATTCACATTTCCTCTTGCCACATCTTCTTCCTAACTTGAATAGAGTTGTTGTTCTAGATGATGACTTGGTTGTCCAGAAAGACTTGTCATCTCTTTGGAACCtcaatatgggagataaagtgatAGGTGCTGTACAGTTCTGTGGAGTCAGATTAGGTCAGTTGAGAGCTTATATAGAGGAACCTAATTTCAACACCGATTCATGTGTGTGGTTCTCTGGTCTGAATGTAATTGAATTGGAAAAATGGAGGGACCTTGGCATTACAAGTTTACATGGTCAATTGCTTCAAAAGGTCAGTTCATACTCCTGTCGAAAGAACTATCCTTTTCATATGATACCCTTTGTCATAATTATTTTTTGAAAACTTAACTTATCTGATGCATTATCTTCTCTTTTGTAATTGCAACAGGACATTTCGGTATCACATAGACTTAAGGCACTCCCTAGAGGTTTACTTGCCTTTCAAGACCTGATATATCCTCTGAAAGATTCTTGGGTTCAATCAGGTCTTGGGTATGACTATGGAATTAGCCGTATTGATATAGAAAAGGCGGCTACTCTACACTACAATGGTGTCATGAAACCTTGGCTTGATTTGGGAATACACGATTACAAGAACTACTGGAGAAAGTATATGACTAATGGGGAGAGGTTCATGGCAGAATGCAATATACATTAGCAGCAGCAAAATGAGATGTAGCACACACTGCATAGTCGGCATTGGTGGGAATTGGAAGCAGCAAACACCATGAACTTGCTTCAGCAAAGAGATATTTTTTATGAGAAACTGGATGCAGCATTTATGATGATCCAAGTACACCTCAAAGGACCAGGGTGGCATTGCGTCAACCCAGAAAGAAAAATAAGATGAAATGCTTCTGGGCCAAAACACTGCAAGTTTTACAGCTAGGAAGTCAGCT encodes:
- the LOC124654885 gene encoding probable galacturonosyltransferase 7, which translates into the protein MAAAVPALVLCSVLLPLAFLLGLHRTGYGSEERAAVVISTELGLGKHKHLEGGMKHKLLKDVSKMMTSGSNGISGERSSRSKSRNLSAKSKAEIKGDFAKNRGPHTQRRYQLKDLSRRSMGTTVDGKENQGQEVVQEENPKSCELEYGSYCLWSVEHKEEMKDAIVKRLKDQLFMARAHYPSIAKLKHQERFTRELKQNIQEHERMLSDTIADADLPPFFTKKLEKMEHIIERAKSCEVGCSNVERKLRQLLDITEDEAYFHTRQSAFLYHLGVQTMPKTHHCLSMRLTVEYFKSASLRRELLNEQTLEDPAFFHYVMFSRNVLAASTTINSTAMNSKDSGSVIFHLFTDTQNFYAMKHWFDRNSYLEAIVHVINIDNHNKLSKNVESIESQQLWPTEEFRVTFSNHSQPFQRQIKTEYISVFGHSHFLLPHLLPNLNRVVVLDDDLVVQKDLSSLWNLNMGDKVIGAVQFCGVRLGQLRAYIEEPNFNTDSCVWFSGLNVIELEKWRDLGITSLHGQLLQKDISVSHRLKALPRGLLAFQDLIYPLKDSWVQSGLGYDYGISRIDIEKAATLHYNGVMKPWLDLGIHDYKNYWRKYMTNGERFMAECNIH